The Coregonus clupeaformis isolate EN_2021a chromosome 8, ASM2061545v1, whole genome shotgun sequence genome has a segment encoding these proteins:
- the LOC121572958 gene encoding mitogen-activated protein kinase 15: protein MNVTEVEDHISMKYEIKRRLGKGAYGIVWKAVDRQTGEVVAVKKIFDAFRNRTDAQRTFREIMFLQEFGDHANIVKLLNVIRAQNDKDIYLVFEYMDTDLHAVIKKGNLLKDIHKRYVMYQLLKATKYLHSGNVIHRDQKPSNILLNTDCFVKLCDFGLARSLYQIQEDAGNPALTEYVATRWYRPPEILLGSSRYTKGVDMWSIGCILGEMLLGKPLFPGTSTINQIEKIMSTIPHPSPEDVLSIRSEYGASVIQRMLLRPQEPLEDLLQPSVPPDALDLVCRLLVFNPDKRLTVEQALQHLYVSRFHNPAKEPGLDYAVILPVDDDVQLSVVQYRNKLYKMILEKRTTRRTLRHVQPRPRKKEEPVSGSGSGSGSGSGCDRGDHGKERPNGKNKGGPEPVPVAGDGGGDLGVKSPHDKTEHQAARPVITIPTPVPVSTLPALEKTSPAASPVMGKTTYNPITHVANGFVRSLAGPPHYFRSGTASRKLEQQTRDENVIVPPAEGVNGKAFSMEQILQRGRSAPVSHNRSFSLTLSHPQNNPLVCRDEPSVSSGICVTSARLNQRSQTREARPPPPRFSKKVFQRNANMAAAGDPRAKLGSYSQAYGTINKTELDNLIRSRHHQ, encoded by the exons ATGAACGTCACGGAGGTGGAGGATCATATTTCCATGAAATATGAAATAAAGAGAAGACTTGGAAAGGGC GCATATGGGATTGTATGGAAGGCTGTGGACAGGCAGACAGGAGAAGTTGTGGCTGTAAAGAAAATATTTGATGCCTTCAGGAATAGGACTGATGCCCAG CGGACATTCAGAGAAATAATGTTTCTACAG GAGTTTGGAGATCATGCCAACATCGTCAAACTGCTGAACGTCATCAGAGCTCAAAATGACAAAGATATTTACCTGGTCTTTGAATACATGG ACACCGACCTGCATGCAGTGATAAAGAAAGGCAACCTGCTGAAAGACATCCATAAACGCTATGTCATGTATCAACTCCTCAAGGCCACCAAATACCTGCACTCAGGCAATGTCATCCACAGAGACCAGAAG CCGTCCAATATTCTGCTTAACACGGATTGCTTTGTGAAGCTGTGTGACTTCGGTTTAGCAAGATCTCTCTACCAGATCCAGGAGGATGCTGGAAACCCGGCGCTGACAGAGTATGTGGCGACGCGGTGGTACAGACCTCCTGAGATCCTGCTGGGCTCCTCAAG GTACACAAAGGGTGTGGACATGTGGAGTATAGGTTGTATCCTAGGAGAGATGCTGCTTGGGAAGCCCCTTTTCCCTGGAACCTCCACCATCAACCAGATAGAGAAAATCATGAGTACCATTCCACACCCTAGCCCAGAGG ACGTACTTTCTATCAGATCCGAGTATGGTGCCTCTGTGATTCAGAGGATGCTACTGAG GCCCCAGGAGCCTCTAGAGGATCTTCTGCAGCCTTCGGTGCCCCCTGATGCCCTAGACCTGGTGTGTCGCCTGCTGGTGTTCAACCCAGACAAAAGGCTGACCGTTGAGCAGGCCCTGCAACACCTTTACGTCTCCAG ATTCCACAACCCAGCCAAGGAGCCAGGTCTGGACTATGCCGTGATCCTGCCTGTGGATGATGATGTCCAGTTGTCGGTGGTTCAGTACCGCAACAAACTGTACAAG ATGATTCTAGAGAAGAGGACCACAAGGAGAACGCTACGTCATGTCCAGCCCAGGCCGAGGAAGAAAGAGGAGCCGGTCTCTGGGTCTggctctgggtctgggtctgggtctgggtgtgACCGTGGAGACCATGGGAAGGAAAGGCCCAATGGGAAGAACAAAGGTGGTCCGGAGCCAGTCCCAGTGGCTGGTGATGGTGGAGGGGACCTTGGGGTTAAATCCCCTCATGATAAGACAGAACACCAGGCTGCTCGTCCAGTTATCACCATACCCACACCAGTACCTGTGTCCACCCTGCCGGCCCTGGAGAAGACCAGCCCTGCAGCTAGCCCCGTCATGGGAAAGACTACATATAATCCCATCACACATGTTGCCA ATGGTTTTGTTAGAAGTCTGGCTGGACCACCTCACTATTTTCGCTCTGGTACTGCCAGCAGGAAACTGGAGCAACAGACGCGTGATGAAAATGTAATTGTACCGCCAGCAGAGGGCGTTAACGGCAAAGCTTTT TCTATGGAGCAGATTCTGCAGCGCGGTCGCTCAGCACCTGTCAGCCATAACCGTTCCTTCTCCCTGACCCTCTCCCACCCCCAGAACAACCCGCTGGTCTGCAGAGACGAGCCCTCTGTGTCCTCAGGGATATGCGTCACCTCAGCACGCCTG AACCAGCGGTCCCAGACACGAGAGGCACGGCCCCCTCCTCCCAGGTTCAGTAAGAAGGTTTTCCAGCGTAACGCCAACATGGCGGCGGCCGGGGATCCCCGTGCCAAACTGGGCAGCTACTCTCAGGCCTACGGCACCATCAACAAGACAGAGCTGGACAACCTTATAAGGAGTCGACACCACCAGTAA